The genomic segment gaatgaggttagaagactgagtagaaggctatgagaaagaaaataacataaaaccaatgaactagagttttgggttaccttaaagacttgtaagaccaatctacaccacaaaccgaaatactatagaaccttacttcccaaagtgtttgataagcttatgaggatcaagcttatgatttccccaaaccaggtgtttacactctcacactcacttagcacttgcagcctctgaacttagagcaaaagatgaataatggctgggtactaggtcctatttatagagtttaggaatgaaaggatcttgattttacttgaataaaaataatagctttttaggtgaaaataatttgaataattgttcagcagaggctgaagactcgttcaaaaaggtactggacttatcaagaggttgaatggctgaatggaaaacaaattcaaaatgttccaaattatgctgaaggaggcgatatatcgccccctgtaggcgatatatcgcctgggccagtatgcccgaggctgtcgtgcatcgtcttgtgttttccgtatctacgtactgcgatatatcgccccctacagctgcgatatatcggcacacactgattatttaaacacgaaattacacatttttagctaagtttgaatggagtaaacaaccttgactaagccctcaacgtagtcaaagctgctgactgaccttaaagcattcaaactttacccttattaaattaaatcctcaaaatacttaatccttaatcatccatacataacatgtgcttaaaatcctattggtccttatctaaaccttatagtataataaatattatccttaatatcagtcatataatcaaaccttaggttaacattaatatttttaaactataggttaaacttagaaaatctataagtactactatgagtgtccaaataattcccggtctgaaccaaaaatccacagttacaaagataatactatacatactataatactactaaataattagctaagtaaagttcttggactctacactgtTCTAGTTTTTTCTTCTCATATGAACCTTATGCAGGAAATAATAAAATTCATATAGCAGATGGTTCGTTTTCTTCTATTGCTGGTGTAGGAGATGTAAAACTCTTTGATACACTTACTTTGTCTAATGTTCTTCACGTTCCTAAACTATCTTGCAATCTCATCTCTATTAGTAAACTAACCTCTACACTAAATTGCACTgcaaattttttttcttctcattgTGTCTTTCAGAATCCGGTCTTGGAGACAATGATTGGAAGTGCTAGGGAGTGTGGTGGCCTTTACATTCTAGATGAGGGAACGTTAGTGAATAAAGAGACTCAACAAAGTTCTTGTCTTCAAGTTGCATCTGATTTCCAAGATGATGAGATTTATTAATGGCACTTTAGATTGAGACATGCAAATTTTcattatttaaaacatttgtttccTGTTTTGTTTACAAATAAAAATCCCTCTTCTTTTCAATGTGAAATCTATGTTTTATCTAAGCATCATAGGACTACTTATTCTCCACGTGTGTATACACCTTCACAACCATTTTCTCTTGTGCATAGTGACTTGTGGGGGCCATCAAGGGTCTCTACATGTAATGGTAAACGCTGGTTTATGACTCTTATTGATGATCACACTAGGGTGAGTTGGGTTTATCTGCTGAAAGAGAAATCTGAAGtagaaattatttaaaaaaaaatttataacatgattcaaaatcaatttcaaacgaGTATAAATATTTTATGAAGTGATAATGGGCGAGAATATTTTGCACAAGTTTTAGGTACATTTTTTGCTGAAAAAAGGATTGTTCAACAAAATTTGTGTAACGACACTCCTAAAAAAAATGGCATtgctgaaaggaaaaataggcACCTTCTTGAGATAAGTCGTGCTTTACTTTTTTCAAATAATGTACCTAAATATCTTTGGGGGGATTCTATCTTAATGCTACCTATTTAATCAATAGAATTCCTTCTAAACTTTTAAACTTCAAAATGCCTATTTCTATACTTCAACAATGTTTTCCAAACTCTcgtttattttatgaaatatctataaaaatatttgGTTGCACTATTTTTATTAGGAATCTGAATAGGGCTGCTAGTAAACTTGATCCCAAAACGAAAAAGTGTGTTTTCATTGGTATTGCTCCCAACCAAAAAGGATACAAGTGTTTTGATCctattctgaaaaaaaaaatctttatcaCTATGGatgttaatttttttgaaaatattccATTTTTAAATCCTAATCTTCAGGGGGAGAATCAAGGAAAAAATAAAGATTTGGATTTTAAAATTAccaataataaatttaatccaCACCATAATCTCAGGAATATTGCTAGTAATTTTTGTGATCCTTCATTAGACCTAGGTTTTCTAGGATATGACTTAGGGCACGAAAATATAAGGCAAGTTGGAGAGGTTCATGAGTAGGAAAATCCACAAGAAAATAAGTAGGGAAATCTCATAAATGTTGAGAATATTGAAAGTGTTGAAAATATTGTCCCACATGATAATTCTCAGGAGCTTGATGAACAAGGGTGCAACCTGAACAGAGGTAAATATGGTCAGGTATATGCACGAAAATTCCCTCATCGAAGAGCTGAAGTCACAACATCACCAACCCCTTGCCAAACATCTGAATTGAGACCAGAAACTGAGTCAGGTAACAATTCTAATCTTGTTTTTTCTGATCAAATTTCTTCTGATTCTATTCCTGAAATAGACCTTCCAATAGCTATAAGAAAAGGCAAGCGATCTTGTGTCAAATATCCTATATCTCAGTTTGTTTCTACCTCAAAACTCTCATCCTCTTTTGTCACTTTTACCAATAGTGTTTCAAGTGTttagattccaaataatatacaGCAAGATTTACTTGTTCCGGAGTGGAAGGAGGCTATTTTTGAGGAGATGAGGGCTCTTGAGAAAGAATCAAACATGGAAGCTTGAAGAACTTCCTAAGGGAACTCCAACCGTGGGCTGTAAGTGGATCTTTACACCAAAATTTAATAGTGATGGGACTCTAGAAAGACGCAAAACTCGGCTGGTGGCCAAAGGATTTACACAAACTTATGGTATTGACTATACCAAGACGTTTGCTCCAGTTGCCAAGCTAAATACTGTTTGAATTTTGTTGTATGTTGCAGCCAATTTGGATTGGCCTTTACGACAGTTCgcgtagagtcccagaattttacttagctagttagatagtagtagtagtagcaatatctagtagtagttatagtatgttagttaccgtggattttggttcaaaccgggacatagttggaaactcatagcaacagttataaattttataagtttaacctaaagtttaagaatattaattataacataaggtttgattaatattgctggtcctagatgtattatttattataacctaaggtttagatgaagccaataagaatatgacacttgtcataagcatgattattaaggaattagtattttaatgataaaataaggaaatataagctttattcctcaccagaaactgttagggtcgtagtttgactcagtcaaagtagttatccaaccttaattatgctgaaaaaaatgcaattatgtgtttaaaatattcacgtatgccgatatatcgcagctgggagccgatatatcgcccgtcgaaggatacgaaaaacacgttgacgttacACGAACGAGCAAACGAGCCTCGGGATtactgggggaggcgatatatcgcctagggtgggcgatatatcggctccatgtagGTTGTTTTGGAAGTTTgactttttgttattttaaaaatacccttaaccacttagacctgcttCTGAACGTTTTGAATGAGTCTTTAGCATCTGATTGGcgaaaattcaattattttcattatttttattcaaatcaaaatgaggatagtttcactccttacctctataaataggacctagtacccagcccttcctctcattcttcaagctgtgatcagagactccaaggtgctagtgctaccatagagtgataaacacttgggttgggaataaaCTTTGCCATTCTTAGGTTTTTATAAACACTAGGAAGTGAGTTTTGAGTGTTTTCGGTGTTGAGGTTTAGAACAAACTATAAGGTCATTCAAGatattcctattctttaagtccaactctatatgattctatagttttctttagtttcttttattcagatcctaactcttgttattggttcttaattaggttcttgaaacttaagttctttcttggtaagtttcttcttgatggtttagttcccacattcattatttattttttagaaatactcactattcttattgttggttttaggagtgttccaagtcccgcatttgttctcaaatatctcagtgttggtaaggaaaataggatagatcttgtatgtttgtatgacatgttatgtttatgtataatatgttacgataagtttatgttataatatgttatgttatgtttttatgttatctagggttcatagttgcttagctagcaagccctagtgtttatcattttcatggtttagagttatggtttaccctatCTCAGATattagatagaggacctagaagggttatcatatactaccatgtgatctaacctacctcagatattagacaggggacccaaatggtttatcacatgccatgttaatgagttaatggccattaacattgtagtcttatatgatgtatgtttttatagtcatatgttttatagtgtatgcttatgatatagggtatatgttttagatagttttatgtttttttatagtatatgatatagtcttatgcttatgtttgcaatgtatgtttttagtagattttccttgctgggcactaggcttattccttttttttttttcagtgtgatgcaggaaactagatatagaggcggaaagattcttggtagcttggcttgtgtgttgaggatgaacaaACTGAGTGGACtccgtgtcgatcgaggatgacgttgcttttagttttttttaaaattatgtttctatgtattttccgcatttagttttttttaaacaattgaattaaagtttatgtttttcttttaaacaatgggtacccatgccatattttctattgttatgtatttgatacaatattttaagttttaataaagatatattatttcttatgtatctttccaaaatagtagctatgtctagtagtttttaatggtccaaggtcttagaatagttgaGTCATTACAGTTCGATGTGAAAAATGCTTTCTTGAATGGAAGATTGGAAGAAGTAGTGTATATGCTTCCTCCACCAGGTTTTGAGAACAAATTTGGCACAAAAGTTTGTAAGCTGGAAAAGGCTCTTTACGGGTTAAAACAATCACCAAGAGCGTGGTTTGAGAGGTGTACTCAAGTGGTAAAAAAACAAGGCTATTCTCAAGCACAATGTGATCATACTATGTTCACTCCTCATTCTAACAATGGAAAAATTGCAGTTCTAATTGTTTATGTTAATGATATTCTCCTCACGGGGGATGACCTAGAAGAATTAGAAGCAATGAAAAACAAACTCTCCAAGGCATTTGAGATAAAAGATCTAGGAGAGATGAAATATTTTTTGGCTATGGAAGTGGCACGGTCCAAACAAGGGATTGTTATTTCCCAACGGAAATATGTTCTTGATCTGTTAAAAGATTCAGGAATGAGTGAGTGTTGTCCAATAGACACTCCTATTGATCTGAACAAGAAGCTTGGTGCAATTCACCAAGGAAGATTAGTAGATGTGGAACACTATCAAAGACTTGTTGGGAGGCTTATCTACCTATCTCACACTCGACCTGATATTGCTTTCGGTGTGAGTATGGTAAGTCAGTTCATGCATCGCCCTTACAAGGAACATCTTGAAGTTGCTTATCGCATTTTAAGGTATCTAAAAGGTAGTCCTGGTAGAGTTCTTCTCTTCAAGAAGAATAATAACAGAAGTATTGAAGCATTTACtaatgctgattgggcaggttcGGTCACAGATAGGAAGGCTACTTCGGGATATTGCACGTTTGTTTGGGGAAATTTAGTGACTTGGAGAAGCAAGAAACAAAGTGTGGTTGCAAGGAGTAGTGCAGAAGCAGAATATAGAGCTATGGCTAACGGGATATGTGAGATTTTGTGGATAAACAGTGTGCTTAAGGAGGTGAAGTTACAAGTTAGTATGCCTATGAAGCTGTTTTGCGACAACAAGGCTGCCATAAGTATTGCACATAATCCTATGCAACACGATCGGATCAAACATATAGAAGTTGATCGACACTTTATAAAAGAGAATCTGGAAGCAAGAATAATTTGTATACCATTTGTAAGATCTGAATATCAGATTGCAGATATTCTTACAAAAGGATTATTTAAACCTACTTTTGATTTACTTGTAAACAAGTTGGGTATGTTTGATATTTACATACCAACTTGAGAGGGAGTGTAAGTTACCGTGAAAAAATTAGAAAGTAATTAGTCTTAGGTTGTTTCCTTAGAAATAGGAATTAGTTGTTGTTAGTTCCTATTTTTACGGCTTTTATATTTCAGATCCATTAGGTGATGTAATCTATAAATATTCTGATTGGCACATTAATAAATATACATTATTATCCTAAACTACAAATTTCTTAGAAGAATTTTTCTTGAACATTTTCTATGTCATCATCTCATTTTCTGCCCCTCTTAATTATTCTCACAACAaatatataattaacaaaaaacGAGTGTTAACACCTACCAACTTGATTACTTTGTAAGATAGATTTATCTTCAGCCACAACAAGTTCAAAAATGGCAACTAGGGTCATGATTGTTGATGCCAAAACTTGGCCCTTGAAACTCTATATCACTAACTCCAATCCAACATTTCTATCATTGCTATCTACAACAACGTCGACATTAACTTTAATAATATCTTGAGAGCGAGTGCACCAGCAAACTAAAAATAAAtgcaataatattttatatataaaacatgaaataaaaaataaaaagtaaaagcaatatttataattttaataatactttttttcacaaaaaaaaagttaattataatcttatattataattataataatataaaagcATTTAAACTTAtctcaatcacataatacatTCTAGTTTATTACTATAATCCTAATCAATGTTCCATATCATACACTCATCCTTGTAAAATAGTCATTtggattaacaacaaaataacccttgattaaaaatatgtatttttttacaaccaattaaagtAAGTGTCGTACAATTTCCCCCTTTTTTCTTGaataagaaaataaagaagaatattttttaaaaaaaaaaaatagaaagaaaaaagaaaaggagtTGAATAAACAATATCAAATTAGAGTCCTTTCTTATCTTTTAATTACTTTTCCCTTCCAAAAAAATAAGAGCCGTTATTTATACATGCATGAACCATGTGCAGCATTTATGATAAAGGTCAATGAAGCTTCAAGGTGGATCATATGCTCACATTCTTTTCTCATTGTATGGAAGCAAATGGTGATGTGCTTAGCTTACGGGGCCTTCTACCACTGTAGCACTGTAGCACATTTCCTTTCAATAGTAAAAATATAAAGACACACTCCATCCATGCATAAGCCTTTTtaagtatcatatatatatatatatataattttcaataTAATGATCAACATGCGCCTAGGAGTGCTCAACATTCAATCCATCAAATCTAATTTAGTCCAATCATAATTAGATTAGATATCAAAAGTTAGATCATAATTGGATAGGGTTGATTGGTGTATAAGAatgtcaaaattttaattaaaatttagatgatctattatatattaaattGAATATAAATTACTTGAAAAATTAGAAATATAAGTGAtttttttaagaataaatttAGCATAGCTATACAATGACCATATATAGTAATCAATTTCAATATTATGTATTATTAATTATTGgtttctattttaaaaaaaaattcatatgacATTTTAAAAGCTGATATAATTTATTGTGTAATTGTATTGGATTGGATGTTATAGGCAAATTAGAGTGGATTAGATGAGAATTTTCAATAGAGAATATATACAATTTCAGTAACCTATTGTTTGTTCTAGaaccttttttttcttttgagaAAAAAATAATCTGATTGATGAACTTAAGTTTCAATTACAATAACAGAGAAAATTGGAGATGGAATATGTAGCCACCAAGAATATTTGtttgttaatttatttaattgttcatATAATAATTGAATTTTATTTAGTGATGATTATTTTTTctcataattaatttaattgtattgtttgATTTTTGTGattatttgaaaatttattgtaattaaaattttgtgaCATAGTATGTTATCATGTGATATGGGTGTGTGGTGCAAGGCAAGGGGCAAGTGAAGTAATTTGCCTTAGCAATGAttcaagaaaaagaaagaatatgTGGTGATAGTTATTTTTTTggggtgttttattttatttaccttgtattattttaaaataaagaaaatgaaatATGAGTATGCATGAATGTAGTTTCTTTTTAGACCAATAACAAGATTTATGAAATTCACATTATTTGTATATCTTGGGTGCTTATGTTTTTATTGAAAATAAGTTGATTTCCCCCTTTTTGGCTGGTGATACTTAGCCAAGTATGGAAAGAGGGAATGAGAGAGTGTGGAGCAAGTTTTCATAGTTGCCATGTTTAGAAATCTTGTAACTCTATACCCAGTCCCAGTAATTTGGCCATAACAGGAGTTGTAGAATCCAATTTGGGCAAATTAGGTATCGTTGGAAAACTAATTTAAAGACCTACAATTTTGTAGAAGAAGTCGTGGCCTAATTCATGGGTTATCATAGTCAAAACTGTGCTCGAAGTTACAGGACCCAATGGTTACACAAATCAATCTAGATTCTTACATTTTATTTTCCTTAACCTAGTAATCACCTATAAATAGACCCTTAAGCCTCTTTCTCCTAGTTTTCACAACCATAAACCGCTACCTATAGAGGGTGTAGCAAGTTTCAAGTTTTCTTTGTCTCCAAGTTTTTAGGATTAGAGGTAATGTGTACATGAAATCTCaaagttcaattttatttttcttcttctttattctaaggGGATTGGTAAGCTTTCCTCCTATTGAATCAtgtttcccttcttcttcttgttcctaAAATCTTGTTGTTTGGGTGGTTGAGGAGACTAAGTCATGGTGCTAACTAGAGTGTCAAAAAGTTTATCCATAGTGCTAAGTTTTGGTCTACACTATCAAGAGGTAAGTGGAGTTTgcttggttttttattttttcctctagaaacatgttagggtttgttgtaaaatatttgaGACTTTGATTTTGGCATGAGGTTTCGGCATGGGGTTTGAAAACccattatatgtatatatgaccAAGCATGTTTATGTGTGATAGTTTTTGGGTTTGAGGAATTAACGTGAAATGTATGTGAATATGCATTTCTATTCTTGATTTTTGGGTATACTTATTGTGAAATGAGAAGTTGTTTGTAGCTTGTGTATAGGTTCgactagtatatgtttatgagtAATGCTTATTTGTTTAATCTCTAATAAATGGTGTGAAGCTTGctaagatttatatatatatatatattattggtaTTAATATGATTGTTACCTTTGCATTTTTGGTTAAGGGTATTCGACCATACACTTATAACATTAAGGTCTTTTTTCATGTTATAAGCATGACTAATATATATGTAATAAAAAACATAATAGGCTATTTGTTCTATTTATATGAGCTAGAGTTTGTGATAGTTTTATATCATGAATAtatttagaaacatgataggattGGCTTGGGCCTATTATAACAAATTATGATACGTGCTTTATAAATCTAACAACATGACAATTATTTTGTTTGCAATTTTATTCTTTAAGGAGCATGTTAGGTTTTGTACAATAAAAATGGGTAGAAAGAATGGTTAGGGCTTTGATTTATAGTTCATGATTTTATGTGACTATGTGTGCAAAAAATATAGAAGCAGGCCAAATATTTTGATCATTCTTTTAGCAAACATGAATCAAGCCAATATCTTATCTTTTTCTTAtgattttatgagcataaataaATGTGTGAGTCTTTATTCATATTAGACCATGTATTGTCTTATGTGTCTAAGTATTATTTTAAGTGGTATATATTTTATGCAAGTAATGAATATAGTAACATGCTAGACTTGATTGTTTATGTGTATCTAAGTGATAAAGATTAAAGTATGCTAATGATATATGTGGTTTAGGAAAATTAAGTTATTATTTTATGGGAGAAaattttatgttgttagtatgcCATGTGTTTCGACCTACACTTatttttggaattgaagtttgtttaaaattGTTTTATAATAGTGTAAAAAAATGAATTCTTATGAAAAAAACATGCGATAAAATCTTTAATGCCAtttttgttggaaatgtgccctgaaagcatatgtagtagacattgtttttatgaaataaataaatgaattgaatttgttatgcatatattttatggactatattattctgtgataatattaagtaaatatcaggaaaattcctaagttcatatatgtaatctcaaacacgtattggtacgagaggattgcgtttgagataaatgaacttgaatagttcgcagtaaaataaagttgtggaatctttagattaattactgcaagcacggtccactagtattatgaatacatgtgatctagatccggatcactagtgtggtaggacactttagtggaggtgccttatatattagagaatatatagaactggaccagatatgtttattaatacttagttaaataccgtttcgaagtattaattaaatatatcaactgatgatcatatacaaatagatcttaatcctgaagttactatgaactcctgtttatgttatatgagttctttgattcacttgttagggtctgtcagaatgatcaggctagaaacttttgttttgggaactcattaatgtagatggctggggacatagtatacagatatggaatctatgccttctcgcaagagattgaatgatggttctcttaagggttgacttttgggactgaaaggttattgagct from the Humulus lupulus chromosome X, drHumLupu1.1, whole genome shotgun sequence genome contains:
- the LOC133805541 gene encoding uncharacterized mitochondrial protein AtMg00810-like; translated protein: MVQGLRIVESLQFDVKNAFLNGRLEEVVYMLPPPGFENKFGTKVCKLEKALYGLKQSPRAWFERCTQVVKKQGYSQAQCDHTMFTPHSNNGKIAVLIVYVNDILLTGDDLEELEAMKNKLSKAFEIKDLGEMKYFLAMEVARSKQGIVISQRKYVLDLLKDSGMSECCPIDTPIDLNKKLGAIHQGRLVDVEHYQRLVGRLIYLSHTRPDIAFGVSMVSQFMHRPYKEHLEVAYRILRYLKGSPGRVLLFKKNNNRSIEAFTNADWAGSVTDRKATSGYCTFVWGNLVTWRSKKQSVVARSSAEAEYRAMANGICEILWINSVLKEVKLQVSMPMKLFCDNKAAISIAHNPMQHDRIKHIEVDRHFIKENLEARIICIPFVRSEYQIADILTKGLFKPTFDLLVNKLGMFDIYIPT